A genomic segment from Gemmatimonadaceae bacterium encodes:
- a CDS encoding amidohydrolase family protein gives MIRYRAQFVVPVASPPITDGIVAVDSGRIAYVGPRDGHEPTADVVDLGDTLLLPGLINAHCHLELTAMRGFLEDLDFRTWILRLTNSKRAVLSREMLLDAARYGIAEGLRHGITTYADTCDSGVSFDAMRECGVRGIMYQEVFGPDPAQCGASLAELREKVNRMRPLETPLVRIGVSPHAPYTVSDSLFSAVAQYASNESLPIAIHIAESQIEYDLVASGSGPLADGLRARKIDVASRARTPIELMQSLGVLAARPLLIHCVHVDDSDIAQIAASRCGVAHCPASNAKLGHGVAPLGAILSAGIPAGVGSDSVASNNRMDLLEEARLAALLQRAWRGDLREVSAHSALTLATLGGAQALGIANDVGSLEVGKSADLAAFPLADVGPVHEPETAAVFALPGTPASFVAVAGEILVRDGELLKKDLALEKRVQESANALERWMRIT, from the coding sequence GTGATCCGCTACCGCGCCCAGTTCGTCGTCCCCGTCGCGTCGCCGCCCATCACGGACGGCATTGTCGCCGTCGACAGTGGCCGTATCGCTTACGTCGGACCCCGCGACGGCCACGAACCCACCGCGGACGTCGTAGACCTTGGCGATACGCTGCTTCTGCCCGGACTGATCAATGCGCATTGTCACCTCGAACTTACGGCGATGCGCGGCTTTCTCGAGGACCTGGACTTCCGCACCTGGATACTACGCCTAACGAATTCCAAGCGCGCGGTGCTCTCTCGAGAGATGCTCCTCGATGCCGCCCGTTACGGTATTGCCGAGGGCCTTCGCCACGGCATCACCACCTACGCGGATACTTGCGATTCCGGCGTCTCGTTCGATGCAATGCGCGAGTGTGGTGTTCGTGGCATCATGTACCAGGAAGTATTCGGTCCCGACCCTGCGCAGTGCGGTGCGTCCCTCGCGGAGCTTCGCGAGAAGGTGAACCGGATGCGTCCATTAGAAACGCCGCTCGTTCGCATCGGTGTTTCGCCGCATGCGCCGTACACGGTTTCGGATTCACTCTTCTCGGCCGTTGCGCAATACGCAAGTAACGAGTCGCTTCCGATCGCGATTCACATCGCCGAGAGCCAAATCGAGTACGATCTCGTCGCAAGCGGCAGCGGGCCACTCGCGGACGGGCTTCGCGCGCGCAAGATCGACGTCGCAAGCCGCGCGCGAACGCCGATCGAGTTGATGCAATCACTCGGTGTACTTGCAGCGCGTCCTCTCCTCATCCACTGCGTTCACGTCGATGACTCTGACATCGCGCAAATCGCAGCCTCCCGTTGCGGAGTTGCGCATTGTCCGGCGTCAAACGCGAAGCTTGGACACGGTGTCGCACCTCTCGGTGCTATCCTGAGCGCCGGCATTCCGGCCGGCGTCGGCTCGGATTCGGTGGCCAGCAATAACCGCATGGATCTACTCGAGGAGGCACGTCTTGCCGCGCTGCTTCAACGGGCGTGGCGCGGTGACCTGCGTGAGGTGTCTGCCCATTCAGCACTCACTCTCGCAACGCTCGGCGGCGCACAGGCGCTGGGCATAGCGAACGATGTCGGCTCGCTGGAAGTCGGTAAATCAGCCGATCTTGCGGCTTTCCCCCTCGCTGACGTCGGTCCCGTCCACGAGCCTGAAACCGCTGCGGTCTTCGCTTTGCCAGGCACGCCAGCATCCTTTGTTGCGGTAGCCGGCGAGATCCTCGTTCGGGACGGCGAGCTTCTCAAAAAGGATCTCGCGCTCGAAAAACGTGTCCAGGAGAGCGCGAATGCTCTCGAAAGGTGGATGAGAATCACATAA
- a CDS encoding HNH endonuclease has protein sequence MRRALRLVIDGKAEIVEADQDKVVRSERLTMPRPAVIRLTKFIHVPRRFRRQVTNTFLFARDRYRCQYCGRHATELKIREALTRDHLIPLSRGGTNDWNNVVTACSPCNTRKGNRLPEEIGMHPLTHPVEPHFVHLSWAVRRLTPTQARYIKTFYGDEVLHQIELLEHRGSGAAQVSAALGHAHHGGHGQRHP, from the coding sequence ATGCGAAGAGCGCTTCGCCTCGTGATCGATGGCAAGGCGGAAATTGTCGAAGCGGATCAGGATAAGGTCGTCCGCTCCGAACGCCTCACGATGCCACGCCCTGCCGTTATTCGACTCACGAAGTTCATCCACGTGCCACGTCGCTTTCGTCGTCAGGTGACGAACACGTTTCTTTTCGCGCGCGATCGTTACCGCTGTCAGTACTGCGGACGCCACGCGACAGAGCTCAAGATTCGGGAGGCACTCACGCGCGATCACCTCATTCCGCTTTCACGTGGCGGCACCAACGATTGGAACAACGTCGTCACTGCGTGCAGCCCGTGTAACACGCGGAAGGGGAATCGGCTGCCGGAAGAAATCGGGATGCACCCGCTTACGCATCCAGTCGAGCCGCACTTCGTACATCTGAGCTGGGCGGTTCGACGCCTCACGCCAACTCAGGCGCGATACATCAAGACGTTTTACGGCGACGAAGTACTGCATCAGATCGAGCTTCTTGAGCATCGCGGGTCCGGGGCCGCTCAAGTATCGGCTGCGCTCGGTCACGCTCACCACGGCGGCCACGGCCAGCGGCACCCGTGA
- a CDS encoding polymer-forming cytoskeletal protein — MRTSLAIAVAMLPACFAVAAAQDRTAPDTAFRRRGLPADVAREAASLFNASTGLRLSGPLEIERGREIFGDVAVLNGPLTIGGHVTGRVIALNSDVILRPSARIDGDLLVVGGDVEGRDVADIGGEIRIYREPLRYQQDGDQIIADRDTLADVGDPWWRRWEHRRADRSWSRLQIASAGAYNRVEGLPINLGPQINRTTPWGSTRLDAYAILRTGSSFSSRDDDVGHNVRGELRIGRLEGFALGGRLFNVVDGIEPWQLSDLEVGLASFLGHRDYRDYYQRHGASATASLFAWRGVSLTGGFGDERWITRDARNPFTLFRSEVDWRPNPPVDEGRLHIATGTFVVDTRNDEDNPWSGWRVSADWERGVGTLERVNVATNTTGGTDVSWTSPIPTTYSRGFLDARRYNRVSPEAQLNLRALIGGWLSGDALPIERRVSADGPGVMPGYGFRSDASGVDLGTCNVGPVFPGQPALCDRIALLQAEYRGDLHFDIQPDWESHDDAIGRGEDDAAPRARAHHFRSTGNWVVFVDAGRGWLVGPPDGSLTYASGRIPPLSSFRTDIGGGLDFGGVGFYMAKALSSSGEPLRLFMRLRHRF, encoded by the coding sequence ATGCGGACTTCTTTGGCGATCGCGGTGGCGATGCTGCCGGCGTGCTTCGCCGTCGCCGCAGCCCAGGATCGCACGGCGCCGGATACTGCCTTTCGACGCCGCGGCCTCCCGGCGGACGTTGCCCGTGAGGCCGCGTCGCTGTTCAACGCGAGCACTGGGTTGCGACTGAGCGGACCGCTCGAGATCGAACGAGGACGTGAGATCTTCGGCGACGTCGCCGTGCTGAACGGGCCACTCACGATTGGCGGCCACGTTACCGGGCGCGTCATTGCGTTGAACTCGGATGTCATTCTGCGGCCTTCGGCGCGCATCGATGGCGACCTGCTCGTGGTTGGCGGCGACGTCGAAGGGAGAGACGTCGCGGACATTGGCGGCGAGATCCGCATTTATCGCGAGCCGCTGCGCTACCAGCAGGATGGAGATCAGATCATCGCGGATCGAGACACACTCGCTGACGTGGGCGACCCATGGTGGCGCCGATGGGAGCATCGGCGAGCAGATCGAAGTTGGAGCAGGTTGCAGATCGCGTCGGCTGGCGCCTACAATCGCGTCGAGGGGCTGCCAATCAACCTGGGTCCACAGATCAATCGAACGACGCCGTGGGGCAGCACGCGGCTGGACGCATACGCCATTCTGCGCACCGGCAGCAGCTTTTCGTCGCGCGACGATGATGTTGGACACAATGTGCGCGGCGAGTTGCGCATTGGACGTCTCGAGGGATTCGCGCTCGGTGGACGACTGTTCAACGTCGTCGATGGCATCGAACCATGGCAGCTCTCGGATCTCGAGGTCGGGCTCGCATCGTTCCTGGGACACCGCGACTATCGAGACTACTACCAGCGTCATGGCGCGAGCGCGACGGCCTCGCTGTTCGCATGGCGGGGCGTGAGCCTAACGGGCGGTTTTGGCGATGAACGCTGGATAACGCGCGACGCCCGCAACCCATTCACCTTGTTTCGAAGCGAGGTGGATTGGCGGCCGAATCCACCGGTCGATGAGGGCCGTTTGCACATCGCGACGGGCACGTTCGTCGTCGATACACGAAACGACGAAGACAATCCGTGGTCCGGCTGGCGAGTCAGCGCCGATTGGGAGCGAGGCGTCGGGACGTTGGAGCGAGTGAACGTGGCCACGAATACGACTGGAGGGACGGATGTGTCCTGGACGTCGCCGATCCCGACGACGTACTCGAGGGGGTTCCTCGATGCGCGCCGGTACAATCGGGTATCGCCGGAGGCGCAGCTGAATCTCCGAGCCTTGATCGGCGGATGGCTGAGCGGCGATGCCCTCCCGATCGAGCGACGCGTCTCGGCCGATGGACCGGGCGTCATGCCAGGATACGGTTTCCGCAGCGATGCATCCGGAGTTGATTTAGGAACTTGTAATGTGGGACCGGTGTTTCCCGGCCAGCCTGCGCTCTGCGATCGCATCGCGCTCCTGCAAGCCGAGTATCGCGGCGATCTGCATTTCGATATTCAGCCGGATTGGGAATCGCACGATGACGCAATCGGGCGCGGCGAAGACGATGCCGCGCCGCGAGCGCGGGCTCACCACTTTCGCAGCACGGGCAATTGGGTCGTGTTCGTCGATGCGGGACGCGGCTGGCTCGTCGGTCCGCCCGATGGATCGCTTACATACGCGAGCGGACGCATACCGCCGCTCAGCAGCTTCAGAACAGACATCGGCGGTGGTCTCGACTTTGGCGGTGTAGGTTTTTACATGGCGAAGGCGCTGTCCTCGTCAGGCGAGCCGCTGCGATTGTTCATGCGGCTGCGACACAGGTTCTAA
- a CDS encoding sigma-54 dependent transcriptional regulator gives MPSVLIVDDEPNIRRMVGALLGAEGYEVRDAQDGASALQRALESEPDVLLLDLMMPGEMDGIATLAQMREKLPDVPVVMMSGRAGLSDAVRATKLGAFNFLEKPLSPEGVLLALSSALELRQVRREAKSLRREYGLSGDMIGDSPALMRVRELIARVAPTDSRVLITGESGTGKELVAAAIHGASARRDRPFIRVNCAAIPRDLVESEMFGHEKGSFTGATDRRIGRFELAHTGTLLLDEVGDLGPEAQAKLLRAIEAKEIERVGGGKPIRIDVRILSATNKDLGRCVHEGTFREDLFFRLNVIPIPIPPLRERPSDIPSLVRHFSALHRMRTGQAQPAWTEDAMALLTRHRWQGNVRELANIVERLVILHAGLPVDGEDVSTVLAIDGDGRRGAPPEAPLPDPASLDSSLSETLDDYEKMLITRALSMASGNVAEAARRLKTDRPNLYRRMRRLGITMGEGATDGQRS, from the coding sequence ATGCCTAGTGTACTGATCGTCGACGACGAGCCGAACATTCGGCGCATGGTCGGTGCCCTCCTCGGCGCCGAGGGGTACGAGGTTCGCGACGCGCAGGATGGTGCGTCGGCGTTGCAGCGCGCGCTCGAGAGCGAGCCGGATGTGTTGCTGCTGGACCTCATGATGCCAGGCGAGATGGACGGTATCGCGACGCTCGCACAAATGCGAGAGAAGCTGCCCGACGTACCCGTTGTGATGATGAGTGGCCGGGCCGGACTCTCGGACGCCGTGCGCGCGACGAAGCTTGGCGCGTTCAATTTCCTCGAGAAGCCACTGAGTCCCGAAGGTGTGCTCCTCGCACTGAGCTCGGCACTGGAGCTCCGCCAGGTTCGCCGCGAGGCGAAATCACTGCGACGCGAGTACGGGCTGAGTGGCGACATGATCGGCGACAGCCCAGCGCTGATGCGCGTTCGGGAGCTCATTGCTCGCGTGGCACCGACTGACTCACGAGTACTCATCACTGGCGAGTCGGGAACCGGCAAGGAACTGGTCGCGGCCGCGATCCACGGCGCGAGCGCGCGGCGCGATCGCCCCTTCATTCGCGTGAATTGCGCGGCCATCCCCCGTGATCTCGTCGAGAGTGAGATGTTCGGTCACGAGAAAGGCTCGTTCACGGGAGCGACCGATCGACGCATTGGTCGCTTCGAGCTCGCTCACACCGGCACGCTGCTACTCGACGAGGTCGGAGATTTGGGTCCCGAAGCCCAAGCGAAGCTCCTGCGCGCAATCGAAGCGAAGGAGATCGAGCGTGTCGGCGGGGGAAAACCGATTCGCATCGACGTGCGCATTCTATCGGCGACGAACAAAGATCTCGGTCGATGCGTGCATGAGGGGACATTTCGAGAAGATCTGTTCTTTCGGCTAAATGTGATTCCGATTCCGATTCCACCCCTTCGCGAGCGGCCCAGCGACATACCCTCGCTCGTTCGGCACTTCTCTGCCCTTCACCGAATGCGCACGGGGCAAGCTCAGCCCGCCTGGACGGAAGACGCGATGGCGCTACTGACGCGGCATCGTTGGCAAGGGAATGTCCGCGAGCTCGCGAATATCGTCGAGCGTCTCGTGATTCTTCACGCCGGGCTGCCGGTCGATGGAGAGGACGTCTCGACGGTTCTGGCGATCGATGGCGACGGGCGTCGCGGTGCGCCGCCCGAAGCGCCGCTTCCTGATCCGGCTTCACTCGATTCCTCGCTCAGCGAGACGCTGGACGATTACGAGAAAATGTTGATCACGCGCGCTCTCTCGATGGCGAGCGGCAACGTCGCCGAAGCCGCGCGTCGACTGAAGACGGACCGTCCAAATCTTTATCGCAGAATGCGCCGACTGGGTATTACCATGGGGGAAGGCGCGACGGACGGACAACGCAGTTGA